The following coding sequences lie in one Arachis ipaensis cultivar K30076 chromosome B03, Araip1.1, whole genome shotgun sequence genomic window:
- the LOC107634357 gene encoding E3 ubiquitin-protein ligase MBR2-like yields MRATAMDRRTQWNFRAIDSHYVFDSSEVRFRHAGPVPHTGRQMYQPNRRGHSRTTLPIELVQVDGVAVLVNHYIDTELRVEDMSYEGLNALGQQIGHVSTGLSEEIITNQMKTKTYLMAASAVNLEEADVCVICQDEYENQDTIGFLPCGHEYHADCLRKWLLVRNVCPLCKSETFILGM; encoded by the exons ATGCGAGCCACGGCAATGGATCGAAGGACACAATGGAATTTTCGCGCGATTGATTCGCATTATGTATTTGATAGTTCTGAAGTGCGTTTCAGGCATGCTGGCCCTGTACCACACACAGGTCGGCAAATGTATCAACCCAATAGAAGAGGACATTCCAGAACAACTCTTCCCATTGAGTTAGTCCAAGTTGAT GGTGTCGCAGTGCTTGTTAATCATTATATAGACACGGAATTGCGCGTTGAAGATATGTCTTATGAG GGATTGAATGCATTGGGCCAGCAGATTGGCCATGTAAGCACTGGTTTATCAGAGGAAATAATAACCAATCAAATGAAGACAAAAACATATTTAATGGCTGCTAGTGCTGTTAATTTGGAGGAGGCTGATGTTTGTGTAATATGCCAG GATGAATATGAGAACCAAGATACCATTGGATTTCTTCCATGTGGGCATGAATATCATGCTGATTGTTTAAGGAAATGGTTGCTTGTGAGAAATGTCTGCCCCTTGTGTAAATCAGAAACATTCATTCTAGGGATGTAA
- the LOC107630217 gene encoding protein SAWADEE HOMEODOMAIN HOMOLOG 2 isoform X1, with the protein MGRPPSNGVPAFRFTPTEVTEMETILQNHNYAMPARDVLTALAEKFSESLERKGKITVQMKQVWNWFQNKRYAIRAKSSKTPGKLNITPMPRDESTTVRNIPQLTAGPIPTTSGSVPTPGKVTPENSVMEFEAKSGRDGAWYDVASFLSHRYLDTSDPEVLVRFSGFGSEEDEWINIQRNVRPRSLPCESSECVAVLPGDLILCFQEGKEQALYFDAHVLDAQRRRHDVRGCRCRFLVRYDHDQSEEIVPLRKVCRRPETDYRLQQLHAANEAGGATDQQKIATKPVNAHGIRVTSSSETVPRQQNANISMAPPHVLQMTVSVAPQNLVVDPKKTETIINVQAGNSIIAPGSVALTSSIAISSVPEDCLYLGFYLISGN; encoded by the exons ATGGGTCGCCCACCCAGTAATGGAGTCCCCGCCTTCCGCTTCACTCCCACCGAG GTGACAGAAATGGAAACTATTCTGCAAAATCACAACTATGCAATGCCAGCACGCGATGTACTTACAGCTCTTGCAGAGAAGTTCAG TGAATCACTAGAACGGAAAGGCAAGATTACAGTGCAGATGAAACAG GTCTGGAATTGGTTTCAAAATAAGCGCTATGCTATTAGGGCAAAATCAAGCAAGACACCTGGAAAGTTAAATATCACTCCTATGCCTCGGGATGAATCAACCACAGTAAGGAATATACCTCAACTGACAGCTGGTCCAATTCCTACTACATCAGGTTCAG TTCCAACACCAGGAAAGGTAACTCCAGAAAATTCAGTTATGGAATTTGAAGCTAAATCTGGAAGAGATGGAGCATG GTATGATGTGGCTAGCTTTCTATCACACAGATATCTGGATACAAGTGATCCG GAAGTGCTGGTACGGTTTTCTGGTTTTGGATCCGAGGAAGATGAGTGGATTAATATCCAAAGAAATGTCAGGCCACGTTCCTTGCCATGTGAATCATCAGAATGTGTTGCAGTCCTCCCGGGGGATCTCATTCTTTGTTTTCAG GAAGGTAAAGAGCAAGCCCTTTACTTTGATGCCCATGTGCTTGATGCTCAAAGACGGAGGCATGATGTAAGAGGCTGTCGATGTAGATTTTTGGTTCGATATGATCATGATCAGTCAGAG GAAATTGTCCCGCTCAGAAAGGTCTGTCGCAGACCTGAAACCGATTACAGATTACAGCAACTTCATGCTGCAAATGAAGCCGGAGGAGCTACAGATCAGCAAAAGATTGCCACAAAACCAGTAAATGCGCATGGTATCAGGGTTACTAGTTCTTCTGAAACGGTGCCACGGCAGCAGAATGCAAACATCTCTATGGCACCACCACATGTTTTGCAAATGACAGTTTCGGTAGCGCCCCAAAATCTAGTTGTTGATCCAAAGAAAACTGAAACGATTATTAATGTTCAGGCAGGAAATTCGATTATTGCCCCAGGTAGTGTTGCGCTTACTAGCAGCATTGCTATAAGCAGTGTTCCTGAG GACTGTTTGTACCTTGGCTTTTATCTGATCTCTGGAAATTAA
- the LOC107630217 gene encoding protein SAWADEE HOMEODOMAIN HOMOLOG 2 isoform X2, with the protein METILQNHNYAMPARDVLTALAEKFSESLERKGKITVQMKQVWNWFQNKRYAIRAKSSKTPGKLNITPMPRDESTTVRNIPQLTAGPIPTTSGSVPTPGKVTPENSVMEFEAKSGRDGAWYDVASFLSHRYLDTSDPEVLVRFSGFGSEEDEWINIQRNVRPRSLPCESSECVAVLPGDLILCFQEGKEQALYFDAHVLDAQRRRHDVRGCRCRFLVRYDHDQSEEIVPLRKVCRRPETDYRLQQLHAANEAGGATDQQKIATKPVNAHGIRVTSSSETVPRQQNANISMAPPHVLQMTVSVAPQNLVVDPKKTETIINVQAGNSIIAPGSVALTSSIAISSVPEDCLYLGFYLISGN; encoded by the exons ATGGAAACTATTCTGCAAAATCACAACTATGCAATGCCAGCACGCGATGTACTTACAGCTCTTGCAGAGAAGTTCAG TGAATCACTAGAACGGAAAGGCAAGATTACAGTGCAGATGAAACAG GTCTGGAATTGGTTTCAAAATAAGCGCTATGCTATTAGGGCAAAATCAAGCAAGACACCTGGAAAGTTAAATATCACTCCTATGCCTCGGGATGAATCAACCACAGTAAGGAATATACCTCAACTGACAGCTGGTCCAATTCCTACTACATCAGGTTCAG TTCCAACACCAGGAAAGGTAACTCCAGAAAATTCAGTTATGGAATTTGAAGCTAAATCTGGAAGAGATGGAGCATG GTATGATGTGGCTAGCTTTCTATCACACAGATATCTGGATACAAGTGATCCG GAAGTGCTGGTACGGTTTTCTGGTTTTGGATCCGAGGAAGATGAGTGGATTAATATCCAAAGAAATGTCAGGCCACGTTCCTTGCCATGTGAATCATCAGAATGTGTTGCAGTCCTCCCGGGGGATCTCATTCTTTGTTTTCAG GAAGGTAAAGAGCAAGCCCTTTACTTTGATGCCCATGTGCTTGATGCTCAAAGACGGAGGCATGATGTAAGAGGCTGTCGATGTAGATTTTTGGTTCGATATGATCATGATCAGTCAGAG GAAATTGTCCCGCTCAGAAAGGTCTGTCGCAGACCTGAAACCGATTACAGATTACAGCAACTTCATGCTGCAAATGAAGCCGGAGGAGCTACAGATCAGCAAAAGATTGCCACAAAACCAGTAAATGCGCATGGTATCAGGGTTACTAGTTCTTCTGAAACGGTGCCACGGCAGCAGAATGCAAACATCTCTATGGCACCACCACATGTTTTGCAAATGACAGTTTCGGTAGCGCCCCAAAATCTAGTTGTTGATCCAAAGAAAACTGAAACGATTATTAATGTTCAGGCAGGAAATTCGATTATTGCCCCAGGTAGTGTTGCGCTTACTAGCAGCATTGCTATAAGCAGTGTTCCTGAG GACTGTTTGTACCTTGGCTTTTATCTGATCTCTGGAAATTAA